TCAATCTCTTCCGGATTGACGAGATTCGTTCGCCCACAGGACGGGCAGATGAACTCCAGGAAGTCTGACATGATCCGGGAAACCCTGATTCAACACCACTCGACGCGCATTGTCCAGTTTGCCTCCCTCGTTGTTCTGGCGAAAAATGCGTCTCGACCGCATGGTTGATGAGAAGAGCCGCAAGCCATCGGCGTCCAAAAAGCAGCTCGAGAATCGCCTGCTGAGGGCGATGGCGCGGGGTTTGATCTCGGCCGACGATGCTTTCGCCCAGCTGTACCGAGAATATGGGCGCACCGTATTGGCCTGGCTCGCGGTGCGAACCGATGTTTCGATCGCCGACGATCTCGCGCAGGACGTTTGGCTCATCTTCTATTCGCGGTTCCGGCGTTGGGAGTTCGGGACGGAAATGGAGTCACCCGAAGCCAGGCCGGTTCTGAGCTTTCTGTTCCGCACTGCTCGGTTCGTCGCGCGAGCTCATCACCGGCTCGCGGCGACGCGGAAGAACGAGCCGCTTGCGTCCGGCGCGGAGAGGGCCGTCACGAATGGCCAGGGTCGGATGCTGAGAAAACTCGAAGCGAGTCGGATCCTGGAAAGGGTCCACCTTCTATGCCCCGAGGACGAAGTCGACGTGCTCCTCGCGAAGCTCTCGGGGATGTCGGCGCGCGAGATCGCGAAAACCCTCTCCATCACCGCCTCGGTGGTCGACCATCGCTATCGAAGCGCGCTCTCGAGAATTCGCAAGGCCATGAAGATCGAACGGAAGAAGACAAATGGCTGAATCGTTGGCCCGCGAGTGGAAGCGATTCGTCGAAGCGATCGAAGTACGGGACGATTCGAATCCTTTGTCGCTCGCGCCCGACAAGAGGATGCCGTTCTCCCGACTGGCTCTGGTGGCGCAGCTCGAGGAGGTGCGAGACGAGTGGGCGAATTTAAGGCATCGAATCCAGGCCGAGACCGGCGCACGTTTCGTCAACTCCTCCTGGACCTTGAAGGATCTTCTCGCCCATCTGGCTTCCTGGGCTCGGGAGTTCCGTAAGGAGATCGAGACCGTGGTGACGCATCGCCGTTTCGATTACGCGATACCGTTCGCGATGGGGGTAGTCGGTCCGAACGAGTGGAACCAGGCCGAGGTGGAGGCTCGCCGGGAACTCTCGCTCGATTCGATCTTCGACGAGTTCGACGAGGAGACGATCGGACTCATGCGTCAAGTCATCGAGATGGATGCCGCGACGCTCTACGGGACTCACACGTTCCCTCTCGCACCCTCGGGCGATCCGAGCGCACCTTTTCGAGGACCGAGCGCTTTCATCGTCTTCGGCAAATGCCTTCACGATCTCCACCACATCGAACAGATCAAGTCCCGCCTTCCGCGATTGAAACGCTAGAAACTCTCTCGACTCACCCGGCACTCCGGGCTCGGCTCGCGCGCTCGGGTCCTTCGTAGCCGAGCGAGCGCGAGAGTTCGTCCGCCTTCGATTTCACCAGATTGCCCAGACGACGCGCCTTGTCCTTCGTCAACCGCGCGACCGGACCTCCGATGCTGAGGGTCGCGTACGGCTCACCCATCGGCACCCGTACCACGGCGCCGACTGCGGCATAATTCTCCTCGAGCTCCTCGTAGGCGATCGCGAAGCCTTGCTCGCGCGCTCGGGCCAGCTCGGTCTGAAGCGGGTGGAGCGCGGTGGTGGTTCGTGCGGTAAATCGCGCAAGGGGAAACGCGATCAGCTCGAGCATTTTCTCTCGAGGCAGCGCGGAGAGGAGCGCCTTGCCCGTCGACGTCGCGTGGATCGCCCAAGAGGTTCCGAGCGAGGGAGAAGCGCCGATCAGGTGCGCGCCGAGGACCTCGTCGAGGATCAGCATCTTGCCGTCCGAGAGCACTTCGAGCGTGGCCGTTTCCCCCGATTCCCGCGCGAGTGCTTCGAGCAGGGGGTGTGCCAGCTCGCGGATCTTGCTCGAGCGGAGCGCACGCGCTCCGAGCGCGACGGTGGAAGGGCCGAGGCGATATCGTCCCGAGCTCGATACCCGTACGACGAGACCCTCACTCTCGAGTGCGCCCACCAGTCGATGGGTCGTGCTGCGACTGAGCCCCGTGTCTCTGGCCAACTCGGAAAGCTCCTTTTCCGGGCGCTCGGTGGTGAACGATTTGAGAAGCGC
This Vicinamibacteria bacterium DNA region includes the following protein-coding sequences:
- a CDS encoding RNA polymerase sigma factor, which gives rise to MVDEKSRKPSASKKQLENRLLRAMARGLISADDAFAQLYREYGRTVLAWLAVRTDVSIADDLAQDVWLIFYSRFRRWEFGTEMESPEARPVLSFLFRTARFVARAHHRLAATRKNEPLASGAERAVTNGQGRMLRKLEASRILERVHLLCPEDEVDVLLAKLSGMSAREIAKTLSITASVVDHRYRSALSRIRKAMKIERKKTNG
- a CDS encoding maleylpyruvate isomerase N-terminal domain-containing protein gives rise to the protein MAESLAREWKRFVEAIEVRDDSNPLSLAPDKRMPFSRLALVAQLEEVRDEWANLRHRIQAETGARFVNSSWTLKDLLAHLASWAREFRKEIETVVTHRRFDYAIPFAMGVVGPNEWNQAEVEARRELSLDSIFDEFDEETIGLMRQVIEMDAATLYGTHTFPLAPSGDPSAPFRGPSAFIVFGKCLHDLHHIEQIKSRLPRLKR
- a CDS encoding IclR family transcriptional regulator is translated as MSRRAPTGAQAVLRAIALLKSFTTERPEKELSELARDTGLSRSTTHRLVGALESEGLVVRVSSSGRYRLGPSTVALGARALRSSKIRELAHPLLEALARESGETATLEVLSDGKMLILDEVLGAHLIGASPSLGTSWAIHATSTGKALLSALPREKMLELIAFPLARFTARTTTALHPLQTELARAREQGFAIAYEELEENYAAVGAVVRVPMGEPYATLSIGGPVARLTKDKARRLGNLVKSKADELSRSLGYEGPERASRARSAG